The Theobroma cacao cultivar B97-61/B2 chromosome 1, Criollo_cocoa_genome_V2, whole genome shotgun sequence genome contains the following window.
AGAAGGCCCAAAGATGCTGTAACGACCTCAGATCTTATGAACGCCTTCGCCCATTTTCCATCAGTCTGCACAGGGTAGTATCTTCGAGATTCAAAGCCCCTCGTTGCTATCATGGGCTATCTAATATACCTATGTGACTGAGGAAACCGATACCGAGAGAGATACCAGAGATTTCACCCAACTTCCGTACATTCTCTGAAATATTGAGGCCCCTGTTTTATCCCTCACATTGAAAGCCACGGCTGCACCCCcttcattttttatcattcGGTCCTAAATGTGAACAAGATTCACTCTCTCCATCTAAACTAGGTAATTTAAGCTGCAGTAATGAGGTTACAAGCCAATTAATCAAATACCGTAATCTAAGAAGGCTTTTATTGAGTCCCAACATACTAACATGATCTAGATGCCGGCATATTATCTCCGGCTCCCTCCTGTAACCAATCTTGTCCGTCTTCGTATTCTCTATCACTGGTGTAGTCTTCATCATCAAGACTGGCCATAGACACCTCTCCTGGTTCCAAAGTATGACTCGCGCTCTTTACGGCCATCCTCCATGCTAAAGGATACCCTTCTTTCTCTACTTTGATGTTCATCTTCTAACCCAAAAAATCTACCACCATCTATTCCCTTCCCACTTCCACAACTGCAACAACCTAAATTCACCTTTACACAGCAAAAAAGAGCCATCGAATGCATGATGCACCTAAAGCAATCACAGATCATCCCTTCTAAAATTCATAATAcacatttataaaataataacaaaacaaaaagcaaaggAAGGAAGGATGAAGAAACATACAAATTAGAAGCCCCTAGATATCATCCACACAATTTGACCCATAATTCAGGCGAATGATTAAAACCACCAGTATCATCAAACCAACTAGTAGATTAACCAAACTCTTTGAAATTAGTAAAGAGACGTGAACCTTGTAATGTACTAATGAGTTTTCAAACAAGAGAAGATACAAATGAATATGAAAGAGAACATAACGGAACATAAATGTTATAACGACGGCCAGACCAGAAAGATTGGACATACAATACATTATACATACAAGAATCTAAAAGAAAGGTGATGAAAGAGTCACTGGTGTCCATTGTAAGAGGAATCCAGCTAAAAATCGTGAATGTCCACAACATGTTAACAAATAGTTATAATAAGGTATGTGCAGATGAGCCCAATTGGCTATACTTTACAGAAACCACACACAACAAAGACACCTAAAAGCATGTAAGTTCCAATCTTCAGTATACATAAATGTACAATCCAGTGCCAGCTGTGAGAAGGGATGAAGGGGGCAATATAAATTCAAGATTATGTTAGCGTGGGTTAACCTGGCTCTTCAGAATTCTACACAATCTCCCCATGTCTAAATCCACTATCACCACAATCTGTGCTGGAATCTAATCCACAAGGAGAATCATACCACTTAGGATTTTCTTGGTAGAAACTATCAACCTGAATGCCAACAAGACCTACATCTGTCACTATACCATCATCATGTCTCATGGGCTTGGTTAGTTTAGTATCTTCACAGTCAAGAATGCTCTTCTCATCAAAATCACTGCATTTCAACCACTTATCCGTCTTACAAGGCTCGCTTATCAGATCCTTCTGGCTCCTACAATCCGTCCTCATTTGGTCCCAAGGAACAACATCCCCAAGCGTTCTTCCAAAACTGTCTTCATCGTCTTCAATCAATTCAGCATCCTTGCCATCCCCATATATTCGATCATGGTGGTGATCACTCCAGTGTGCCAAATCATTCTCCCCAACCAACATGTCATCTGAATGAGGCTTGTCAGAAAGCAATCCCATTGACTTTGGACCCTCTTCCCCTAAACGTCTAACTTTACTCAAAATATCAAACAGCTCCCTAGATACTGAACCCAACAACTGACGAGGAATCTTGCCAATCCTCCCCTCTAACAACCCAATTTCAGCTCTTAACTCCTGCACCTGCTGCAAAATAGCAAGCTGCAAATCTGCTTGGTCCTTCCCCATCAACCCAAACCCCTCGCTATCCAAATCCTCACTTACCCCATATACCATATCCTGATCCATCAAAAACCCTCCCTTGTGCCCAACAACGCGATGCATAATCCTCGCATTCCCATCCGATGGCCCTGGCTCATGCCCTGAATGCACCGCATATAACTTAAATACTGCCATCCCTTCCTCTTGGTATACAAATGTCTTATCCTTCTCATTATAATTTGCAATTGGCACTATTGCCCTAATTCTAAATCCACAACCACACCTCTTCGATGCATAAGGTTCCCTCTTCAAAATCCTAGACTTCTTTGCTGCAGGCTCTCCTGCTCGATGACAAGCATAATCCTTCACTTCAGCCATAAAAGGTTTATACCTAATATATTTCTGCCTAATACAGAGCACGACTTTGTGCTTTGCGGCCAATTGCTGCAACCTATGAGGCACCTCCTTCGCAGGCACATCAAAAGACTCTGTGTACTCAAAACGACGACGTTTACTCCTTGAAGCAGACCCCGAAGACCCGTTGCATACAGGGCACGCCGCAACACAAACCCTAATGTAACTCTCGGGGATTCCATAGAACTTGGCACCGACGGTCCACACTTGCTTGATTCTCTCTATTGTCTCTTTAAGCCCCAAGTGCTTTAAATCGGCGTCGCCGTGAAAACTCATGACGATATCTTGCCATTGATTAATATGGGAAACGAATTGATTAgcattatttttaaagcaaaggAATTCGTTACCCGAACTGTTGTCCACGTGCGCGGTGAGCTTGTCTTGGATTCGCTTCCACGCGGTGAGGTAAGCGGTGTCCTCGTTGCGGTCCTTCCACACGGCGCGCCACGATTTCAGAACGGAGCGAGGCGTGGCGGTTCGGATCTCGGCTGGAGTCGCTAGACGCTGTTCGCTGATGCAGCGGATCATGAGGGAATGGGACTCGGCGTTGAAGGTGTAGAACTGAGAGGAAATGTGAGGGTCGGGGCTAATGTAGCCCAGGGACTGATCGGTAATTTTATGGGTGGCGTTTGTTAGGTCGGTTGTTGTCGCGGTGCAGGAAGGAGCGGGGTGAGTAGTCGCGGCGTCGTCGTTTTCGGAAGAGGAACGACTGGGCGAGTCCGCGGAGGACGAGGAGCGGAAGAGGACGATTTCGGGGAGGGAGAAGGAGGGGTCCGGTGCGTCATCGTGTGGGGAAATGGACGGCTGTGATTGCGTTTGGATCATCTGGTGAGGTGGGCCCAGATCATGGTGGTGATGGAAGAGACCCTCTTCGGTTTTGTGTGGATTCATGGAGAAGAATGGCCGTTGGGGAAGATGACGATGAACAACGAAAGACAGAGAAAGGGGGGAGGGAGTTTCCCAGTATCTTCGTATGCTTTTGTGTTCAGTTTCTCTCTGACATTTTTGGAACTCAAGGGTTTCtactgtctctctctctctctctctctctaacttaaaacttttttaaaaagtcTAGCCTTTGCCTTTACTCTCTTTCTGctccaatttaaattttccgaattttttattttattttatttatatattttgtcttGGTCCTTGTTTTGTTTCTGTAGCCTGCTTCGTTCTTTGTTTTCtacaattctttttttaaaaaaaaaaaattggaatgaCCGGATTTTGATTGGATGCACTTTCGACAATGTTGGTAGTTAGAAGTTAGAATCACAAGGGTTGATGCCACGTCGGATTATTAACGCCCTCCGCctcccaattaattaaattccaTACTCACGTaatgttgatttttattcACTTATGCATGCGtgtaaaaatacaaataatataaaatttccatgtctgttttttctttcatttaatAGTATGACGAATCCATGATCAGTCGTGGAAAAgcgaagaaaaaaaaagtttaaataaggTTACGTTGATTATCAAAATCCTCATTTTTATTATGGATAGTAAAAGTAGTAATCATATATCATTATCGTGTTTcaagtgataaaaaaaattttaaaatgctTTAAATCTTTGTATTTAGATTTTTTGGTGTATAGATTTGAACAACCTTCTATTGATTAGattgatttgtttattttatttattttatatatatgaaaaattatttaattatgattGTAATTACTCATGATTAAGgtaatttcattgaaatatGTCAAAACTCATATAGAAACCTTAATCATGAGTTTAGATTCTAAAGATTAGGAAGGAGAAGATAatgacttaaattatcaaaattacgacttcaattttctttaagTCTAATTTTTGTGTTCTCTATCAAAGGGAATAAATTAAAGTACTCCTCACGTGATTGTACAAATAAGTTCTTGAAATTTATGGAAAAAATAATAGcctaaatttatattttcttctaTATTATTAAATCTCTTTATCACAACAAATAATAGGATACATCCCTATTGCTATGTTagttgtctttttttttcttaaaaaaagttttaaatatatcttttttatttttaaacacctaatatttttatttttttctatattcaaattgaattttcatttttttatttgttgacAATCAAAAATATTGTACatcaatattataaaaaaattttgaactcATAAAATGAATTatacaaaaatcaattttcttaatatgtgtgaaaatcaaaaaaaaaatttacatgcGAATAGACTATCATATAAGATTAACTATgggtttttaatatatatatatatataaatgtcaCATCTCAATTTGAGAGACATGATCAACATAAGAACTTACAaccttttaaataattcatttatttcataaattttatcaaaatatggaAGACATATTTCAACATATAAGTAATTAACCCAAATACATCTTATGAGTGacattcaatatttcaaaacaatCCATTTTCATTGTATGTaattatcaattaaatttgtaGGATGTAATACAAACAAAATCTCAAGCCATACATTAGTCAAACATTAAACATTGTTTCAAAGTATAAAACCACACAACTGACGACTTGACCAACGGGATAACATGAGAAGGAAATCATAACCAATTAAGAGCTTAAATGTCTCTAAAAATGTCAACCAAGGATATATTGATCTAAAACGAAATAGAATTTGCGTGTGGTGAAatataaaatctcaatgagcaaaaatgggaaaaaggAACAAACTAAATTAAGAAGTATTTGCAAacacaattttaatcaaatatgcACACTTCCTCAAACTAATACTCAATCAACCACAGCATTCTTATACCTTGGGACACTATCATAGTTCAACAAAACCTCTCGAGTGTTAGGAGATATAAACCAATTATgtacaaactctaaacccctTTGGGTGAAAATGTCAAATTTGCAGCTAAGGTATCGATACCTTTGGCAAAGGCATCGATGCTTCTTCGATAGaatgttttctctctttaaggTGTTGTTACCTAGGGTAAGGATATTGATGCTTTCAATCCATAATGCTTTGCTTAAGCATTTTGTAGAACAAGAATTGAAACTTTCTTAACAGATATTGATACATTCTCCCTTATATCCAACCATTGACTCACTAATCCAATTCCAAACAtcatttaaccaaaacatgtGCTCAACTTTAGGTCCTTGAACCATTTACACCACACATGTATCATCAACCGAACATAACATGTTATACAATAAGATTGAACCAATCACAATTCATGCTTTATGGTTTATGCTTTATATGATATGCTCATTTAATGATGCTTTTGAAACATGTTGTAACACATGATCCAAACATGTGATGGCATGTATAAAATGTGGCGAGGTATGTAACAGAACAGGTTAGAAACATGTAACCCATAACAATATTCGAAACACATCAAGAGCGTGTGACTCATCCAAATATGTCAGGGACATGTAAGATGCTGATATTCAAAATATGTTATGAACATGTGAGTCGTAATGATGATGCACTCATGATATGCTAAAACACATAAGCCACAAGATTACCATTCAAAACATATTAAAAGCATGTGATTCCAATTATAATTCATATAATTCATATTTTAGCTCACAagtcaaataatcaaaaattcaaaacatgTTAAAGGAATGTAATTCAATTATCAAGTTCTCAAAACATGCAAAGGCATGTAACTCAAGCATCATTCACTATCCCAAACTCGATTCACATTTTGAATAGCAAAAACATTGAAAGGTTTGTTCCCTACAAAGCCATTTTTATACATGTATAGGTACACTTATATATCATATACATTTTTGAAACCATATTTGAAACATGGTAGCAATCATCATTCATTCCAACAtctcatgatttcattaaaaagaTTCCTAATGCTATTCCAAACATTcttttgtatttatatatcaaaatactTTGAAAACACTGTAATCACTCATCTATTCTAAGTAGGGGTGAGCAAATATAAACCGAACTGAACAACCGAACAGAAAtgagttcaatttttttgatttggtTAGTTCGATTTTTCGGTTAGTTTGGTTAGAATAGTTCggttaataaaattatttcgATTCGGTTTCGGTTCGAAAAATTTCTAACTGAACTAACCGAATTAACTAAACTTAAATAAGGATATTATGGagattttatatgaaaaaatcCTAaacctaaattatttattgttgtttatatcatataaattatatgagtattcattttatttattatattttgttaggatcatttttaatattttcgtaatattgatttatttttaaaaatataatataaataaatatatacaaaccaaaaaaataaaaaatatgttaagtttgatttttgaaaattgaactGCACTAATCGAATTAGTTTGGTTTTGATTAGTTCGGTTGGTTTCGGTTGTTTTTAAAAAGGAGTTCGGTTAGTTCGGTTAGTTCGGTTATTTGATATTCAAAACTGAACTAACCGTTTGCACACCCCTAATTCTAAACGTGCTTTATCCTTTAGCACCTTTTGACAAAGACTTGACCTTTCCACAACACCAACTTCTTCAATAGCGCCTATTCGTGATAAATCTACTATTAATACCTTGTCTTTTAAGCATAACCTTCACCCATAACCATTAATCCTTTCACTAACTTCATTACTTGGCCTCTAATGTGaaaatcaacaactaaaaatctAACCTAATTATGTGTTATACTACAATTAGTTAGGAATTTGAGTAATTTTACCTTGGTGAGCATAATAGTACCAAATTTACTAAAAAAACCTAAATTTTAAAGAGTAAAATGAATTTCTTAGAACCCATAAGTTTTGAAAATCAAAACCacaagtttagatgtctagaATGAGGAAACCTTACCTTGAGAAGCCTTTAGAATCAAAATTTGCACTTGGatatgattttcaaatgtttaaaaatactTGTAAGTGATGACAAAGCGTTAAGagggaagagagaaaaagagaggccgagactagagaaagaaaatgtttttaccagtttgagaaatttgtaaggttttacaattttaaaatattaatgaaaagtctatattgcctttatttttttttctaaaatctaCAACTAAGGCATTGATGCTTTTGAGGTAAATATCGATACTTTTGTTCTAGATTTACATGTATAGATACGTGTTCATCGAGTATCGATACGTTATTCATCCGATGTATTTATGGGTTGCAAATATCAATATCTtatgaacatgtatcaataTTTTTGATCCAGAAtgtaattttaagtttaaatcaAAGTCTTTAAACCCTTTCTAAATCccatttttcaaataaacttcTTTTGCTATCAAAACATACCTTTTCTAGGTTGTAAATGTTCGAAAATATCATTGAAAATCACAAATTTACATGCACACCAAactaaattatgtttttaacCTTTAGTTAAAGGCTGGGGTTTCACATACAATAACCAGGGCTATAACTTAATGCCATTAAACTTTTCCAAAATGATAAAAGTTTGGTTCAATTAAACTAACTTCACTAATGTCACGTATTATTGTAATTTGTTagacatgttttattttttttcttaggtAATAATGGCATAATAACTCCTAAGGAGAAGCGTGCATTAATAATacaaattgaaaaatgtaTTGTATGTCAAGATAGAAAAAAAGATCACATATATTTTCCCCCTTATTGCTTACCaattatttaaacaaaaacagataaattgaataatgcTCCTTGGAACATATGCATTGCTCACCAATTAAATCATATTTGCCTAATTGCACCAATTTACAAAGTAAGAGAATATCGGTGAGAGAGACTGACAAAGGTGACGGGaagaaggaaaattttgaataatgaaatcgtaaaattaatttaaatgcgTGATTCaaatttctattaattaatttgaaaggtaaatttgtttatttatttttttactttagaTTTTCTAAATACAAATTAAGTTGAATATTTCTCAATTGTGAAACCAAGCCACTGGATTTATATgctaatttaagttttatttttttgatatttttattatcttttttttggaaaagttGTTGtacttaattataaataattaaaagttgTTTTGGAAAATTACCAAGCCTAGTAATTGTTTCAAGCCAGGTCCAACGTATTGGAACGGGAAGGTTATGGACCTTACGGTAACTCCGCCCAAATGTGAGCACGGGTATGAGCCTGGGTCGGACTGCCCGCCTACATGATGGTTATTAATGTTACGCCGCTCTTTCTAGTTTGAAAGGCGCTGGACTTTCTTTGTCTATTCTTTAGTTCTTTTATGGACACTCCCTTTTTCTCAGCAATTTGCTTTACGTGGGAAGAAGATTTCGATTTGCAAATTACACCTATCCCGCATTTCGAAATTCAAAAACGTCTTTACGGTTCGTTGGACCCACCAGTCCGATCCCCACCGTCAGAAAAAGCAAAAGGTTTCATAAAAGAATTGTTCGCGCCCCCTGATTTCGCCAACGCCTAGGTCGGCCCCACCTAATCCGATGACGTGTCAGCATCAAGTTTTGATTAGTTTTGTTCCTAACCCCCAACATAACGGCTCCCTTTCCGCGCCCCTCTTTTCCCTCTCATAGTCTCTCACTCAAAATTCAAGCGTTACATTCTCTTTTAGAGTCACCGCTCACCCGAAATTCTGGATATAATCAAACCCAATCATCATCTGCGATAGGATCTCCGATCGTCGATCACCTTCGCAGGGTACTGAGCAAGAACACTTGCAATATCGAAAGTTCACGGTAATTTTCAGGTTTGCTTTTGCGTCGAATCTAAATTTACTTGTTTCTCTGTTCCATTTTAGCTTAATTATCACGGCGTCAGTTTGGTTGActagaaaatgaaagaaaaagtgaagaacgATTGTTTTGAAGTGATGCATTTGATTACTCGATTGATAATTGAGTAGAAAGatcaagaatttcattttttttagtcttttttttGGGAAAGAAACGATAAATCTGCAGAATATAgaatagagaaagaaatgtATGTAAGCAATttaattaggttttttttttccatttcgaattgttggaaattttcGCTATATCGCTTCGTACTTCGTTTTTTGCTCTTCTTTGTCAAACTAAAAAGGCTGCTTCTTGTTGCAGAATATTGCCGACTCCATGTTAAGTCATAAAAGTGAGCAGTTGGCGCGCATTGAAACAACGTGCGGGTCGTTGCTGTGTGAATTACAGGTTCTCCTAGAGATCTGTCAAAGCATATTTACTGTTGCCTCTTCGTTTGACATAACATATTTTGAATGTTATCTTCGCTTTATTTATAACAGAAAATATGGGATGAAGTTGGGGAGGCTGATGACGAACGGGATACAACGCTTTTAGATCTCGAACAAGAATGCCTCAAGGTCTACACGAGAAAAGTAGACGAGGCAAAGGAATGCAGAACTAAATTGCATAGAGATATTGCAATTGCCAAGGGAGAAATTTCAGATATCTGTGCTTCCATCGGGGAGAACCCAGTGCATGTAAGTGCGGTTAGTTAGTATTGCAATCAATAGATGAGCCTATAGATGCTCAGCAGTCAACATATTTGTATTAGTTAATTTGAATTTAGTGAGTAATTTTGTGTTATTGGGTATATGTATTCAGCCTGACTTGAAGCCTGGGGGTAACTTGAAGGAAGAGCTTGAAACCATCGGTCCGCTGTTGGAGGATATGCGTAGGAAGAAAGTGGAAAGAATTAACCAGTTTATTGGAGTTATAGATCAAATACAGAAAATATCTAACGAGATTTTGGGGTTTAAAGAACAAGATGGAAATAAGTTGCTTGTTGACGAGACCAACCTGTCTCTAAGAAGACTAGAAGAATTACACAGGGAGTTGCATGAACTTCAAAATGAGAAGGTAGGTCTCCATTATGATCATTTATCCCTTTATGGTGACAATACTAGTAGGAGTCTTGATAATTGAGAGCTTAGCATTAATGCATCAAGATCGCTGACTAGTCACATGTAATGTAGGATTTGTTGCATTTACATGAGTAGTACTATCAAAATTATGCGATCTTTTACTAATTTCACTCAATGTCACATGCAGATCAATCGTTTAAACCAGGTGCAAGGCCACCTAAATACTATAAACTCACTGTGCACAGTTCTTGGTATGGATTTCATACAAACAATT
Protein-coding sequences here:
- the LOC18614291 gene encoding uncharacterized protein LOC18614291, with protein sequence MNPHKTEEGLFHHHHDLGPPHQMIQTQSQPSISPHDDAPDPSFSLPEIVLFRSSSSADSPSRSSSENDDAATTHPAPSCTATTTDLTNATHKITDQSLGYISPDPHISSQFYTFNAESHSLMIRCISEQRLATPAEIRTATPRSVLKSWRAVWKDRNEDTAYLTAWKRIQDKLTAHVDNSSGNEFLCFKNNANQFVSHINQWQDIVMSFHGDADLKHLGLKETIERIKQVWTVGAKFYGIPESYIRVCVAACPVCNGSSGSASRSKRRRFEYTESFDVPAKEVPHRLQQLAAKHKVVLCIRQKYIRYKPFMAEVKDYACHRAGEPAAKKSRILKREPYASKRCGCGFRIRAIVPIANYNEKDKTFVYQEEGMAVFKLYAVHSGHEPGPSDGNARIMHRVVGHKGGFLMDQDMVYGVSEDLDSEGFGLMGKDQADLQLAILQQVQELRAEIGLLEGRIGKIPRQLLGSVSRELFDILSKVRRLGEEGPKSMGLLSDKPHSDDMLVGENDLAHWSDHHHDRIYGDGKDAELIEDDEDSFGRTLGDVVPWDQMRTDCRSQKDLISEPCKTDKWLKCSDFDEKSILDCEDTKLTKPMRHDDGIVTDVGLVGIQVDSFYQENPKWYDSPCGLDSSTDCGDSGFRHGEIV